In Rissa tridactyla isolate bRisTri1 chromosome 23, bRisTri1.patW.cur.20221130, whole genome shotgun sequence, the following are encoded in one genomic region:
- the ENSA gene encoding alpha-endosulfine isoform X1 yields the protein MSAQAPAGAPIWEESRQKGLCLFPQVLEDTQEKETITPERAEEAKLKAKYPNLGQKPGGSNFLMKRLQKGQKYFDSGDYNMAKAKMKNKQLPSAGPDKNLVTGDHIPTPQDLPQRKSSLVTSKLAG from the exons ATGTCAGCGCAAGCACCTGCAGGAGCTCCCATCTGGGAAGAAAGCAGGCAGAAGGGTCTCTGCCTCTTTCCACAGGTGCTGGAG gacacACAAGAGAAGGAAACCATCACCCCCGAGAGAGCAGAAGAGGCGAAACTGAAGGCTAAATACCCCAACCTAGGCCAGAAGCCTGGAGGCTCCAACTTCCTCATGAAGAGACTGCAGAAGGGG cAAAAATACTTCGATTCTGGTGACTACAACATGGCCAAGGCAAAGATGAAGAACAAGCAGTTGCCAAGTGCGGGGCCAGACAAGAACCTGGTGACAGGAGACCACATCCCCACACCGCAGGACCTCCCGCAGAGAAAATCCTCCCTTGTAACCAGCAAGCTGGCAGGGTAG
- the MCL1 gene encoding induced myeloid leukemia cell differentiation protein Mcl-1, producing the protein MFAVQRNAVIGFNLCCGGGSSPALAPTSPGGDSAPPPPAGTPAAAEVPRALIGSVGAWGAAGRPEPPRTLIGPAAAPRALIGCGAAPRAALPLAARPGALWRPEEELDGCEPEAERGPVGDSLPGTPSGPPDGLRQDSLELISRYLREAAGEAQPPAKKLFPGLLGGPGRPGGSGDAVMEKALETLRRVGDGVLQKHELAFQGMLRKLKIQKEEDLQSVCEVAAHVFSDGVTNWGRVVTLISFGAFVAKHLKSINQEKCISSLAGIITDALVSSKREWLMSQGGWEGFVDFFRVEDLEGSIRNVLMAFAGVAGLGASLAYMIR; encoded by the exons ATGTTTGCTGTGCAGCGGAACGCCGTTATCGGCTTCAACCTCTGCtgtggcggcggcagcagcccggCCCTGGCGCCTACCTCGCCGGGGGGAGactcggccccgccgccacccgccGGGACTCCCGCCGCCGCTGAGGTACCGCGAGCCCTGATTGGCTCCGTGGGGGCCTGGGGCGCCGCCGGCCGCCCTGAGCCCCCCCGCACGCTGATtggcccggccgcggccccccgcGCGCTGATTGGCTGCGGCGCGGCCCCCCGCGCGGCGCTGCCCctcgcggcgcggcccggcgcgCTGTGGCGGCCCGAGGAGGAGCTGGACGGCTGCGAGCCCGAGGCCGAGCGCGGCCCCGTCGGGGACTCGCTGCCCGGCACGCCGTCCGGGCCCCCCGACGGGCTGCGGCAGGACTCACTGGAGCTTATCAGCCGCTACCTGCGGGAGGCAGCGGGCGAGGCCCAGCCCCCCGCGAAGAAGCTATTCCCGGGGCTGCTGGGTGGGCCCGGACGGCCCGGCGGATCGGGCGACGCCGTGATGGAGAAGGCGCTGGAGACGCTGCGGAGGGTCGGCGACGGCGTCCTGCAGAAACACGAGCTCGCCTTCCAGG GAATGCTGCGGAAGCTGAAAATCCAGAAAGAGGAAGATCTGCAGTCAGTATGTGAAGTGGCTGCCCACGTGTTCAGTGATGGAGTAACAAATTGGGGTCGAGTGGTGACACTCATCTCCTTTGGTGCCTTTGTTGCGAAACACCTGAAAAGCATAAACCAGGAGAAGTGCATCAGCTCGCTGGCGGGGATCATCACAGATGCGCTTGTCTCATCTAAGCGCGAGTGGCTGATGAGCCAGGGAGGCTGG GAGGGCTTTGTCGACTTCTTTCGAGTCGAGGACCTGGAAGGCAGCATCAGAAATGTACTGATGGCGTTTGCAGGCGTGGCTGGACTGGGAGCAAGCTTGGCCTACATGATCCGGTGA
- the ENSA gene encoding alpha-endosulfine isoform X3 — MAAPLGTGARAEETGQEKQDTQEKETITPERAEEAKLKAKYPNLGQKPGGSNFLMKRLQKGQKYFDSGDYNMAKAKMKNKQLPSAGPDKNLVTGDHIPTPQDLPQRKSSLVTSKLAG; from the exons atggcAGCCCCGCTCGGTACCGGCGCCCGCGCGGAGGAGACAGGACAGGAGAAACAG gacacACAAGAGAAGGAAACCATCACCCCCGAGAGAGCAGAAGAGGCGAAACTGAAGGCTAAATACCCCAACCTAGGCCAGAAGCCTGGAGGCTCCAACTTCCTCATGAAGAGACTGCAGAAGGGG cAAAAATACTTCGATTCTGGTGACTACAACATGGCCAAGGCAAAGATGAAGAACAAGCAGTTGCCAAGTGCGGGGCCAGACAAGAACCTGGTGACAGGAGACCACATCCCCACACCGCAGGACCTCCCGCAGAGAAAATCCTCCCTTGTAACCAGCAAGCTGGCAGGGTAG
- the GOLPH3L gene encoding Golgi phosphoprotein 3-like, which yields MTTLTHRARRAEVGRNLDKKPNSEEDAAADRDPNDGDPDDSKDIRLTLMEEVLLLGLKDKEGYTSFWNDCISSGLRGGILIELALRGRICLEPLSMRKKRLLERKVLLKSDAPTGDVLLDETLRHIKATESAETVQTWIELLTGETWNPFKLQYQLRNVRERIAKALVEKGILTTEKQNFLLFDMTTHPVSNATEKQRLVKKLQESMLERWVNDPHRMDRRTLALLVLAHSSDVLENVLASLADDKYDVAMNRTKDLLDMDPEVEAAKAKGTEMIWAVLAAFNKS from the exons ATGACGACGCTGACACACCGAGCGCGGCGTGCTGAGGTGGGAAGGAACTTGGACAAGAAACCCAACAGTGAGGAAGATGCGGCTGCGGACAGAGACCCGAACGATGGTGATCCTGATGATTCCAAAGATATCCGCCTCACGCTTATGGAGGAggtgctgctcctggggctgAAGGACAAGGAG GGCTACACCTCCTTCTGGAATGACTGCATCTCTTCAGGCCTGCGGGGCGGCATCCTCATTGAGCTGGCTCTGCGCGGCCGGATCTGCCTGGAGCCACTctccatgaggaagaagaggctgcTGGAGAGGAAG GTGCTCTTGAAGTCAGATGCGCCGACTGGTGATGTCTTGCTGGATGAGACTCTCCGGCACATCAAGGCCACGGAGTCTGCAGAAACGGTGCAGACCTGGATAGAGCTGCTCACTG GGGAGACCTGGAACCCCTTCAAGCTGCAGTACCAGCTGAGGAACGTGCGAGAGCGCATCGCCAAGGCGCTGGTGGAGAAGGGCATCCTCACCACAGAGAAGCAGAACTTCCTGCTCTTCGACATGACCACCCACCCTGTCAGCAACGCCACTGAGAAGCAGCGCTTGGTGAAGAAGCTCCAGGAGAGCATGCTGGAGCGGTGGGTGAACGACCCCCACCGCATGGACCGCAGGACTCTGGCTCTCTTGGTGCTGGCCCACTCCTCAGACGTGCTGGAGAACGTGCTCGCCAGCCTGGCAGATGACAAGTACGATGTGGCAATGAACAGGACCAAGGACCTCCTCGATATGGACCCTGAGGTGGAAGCTGCCAAAGCCAAGGGCACGGAGATGATCTGGGCCGTTCTGGCAGCCTTCAATAAGTCCTAA
- the ENSA gene encoding alpha-endosulfine isoform X2 translates to MNAGFSLAVGLVGVGLPAAPVGDTQEKETITPERAEEAKLKAKYPNLGQKPGGSNFLMKRLQKGQKYFDSGDYNMAKAKMKNKQLPSAGPDKNLVTGDHIPTPQDLPQRKSSLVTSKLAG, encoded by the exons ATGAATGCCGGTTTCTCTTTGGCTGTGGGACTAGTGGGGGTTGGACTTCCGGCAGCGCCGGTGGGG gacacACAAGAGAAGGAAACCATCACCCCCGAGAGAGCAGAAGAGGCGAAACTGAAGGCTAAATACCCCAACCTAGGCCAGAAGCCTGGAGGCTCCAACTTCCTCATGAAGAGACTGCAGAAGGGG cAAAAATACTTCGATTCTGGTGACTACAACATGGCCAAGGCAAAGATGAAGAACAAGCAGTTGCCAAGTGCGGGGCCAGACAAGAACCTGGTGACAGGAGACCACATCCCCACACCGCAGGACCTCCCGCAGAGAAAATCCTCCCTTGTAACCAGCAAGCTGGCAGGGTAG